One Maribacter sp. HTCC2170 genomic window, GTATCCTATTGCCTTATCTTTGGGGTACAACCTTCTTAAGGTCTCTAAAGTTGAAGTGCTGATTTGCTCTTTGGATGTTCCATGACACTGTAGACACATTGTATTTGTAGTTATGGGATAATAGAAATTGACATCTCCGTTTATTTCTTCCAAAATAGGTTCTATATCAGCACCAGCTTTTAGCATTGTTTTAAAAGCAGCAATATGACCTAACTCCTTGGTATTTGCCTTGTTTAGTGGATTCCTTGGCTTATCTGACACCCTCTTAATTATAGCATTATGCATTACTGATATGCTATCCGTGAGTTTCATGGCCTCAATGTTGCAAAATTCGACAGCGCCATCGGGTCCTTTTTTATCTAATGCTCTTATGAGGTTTTTTCCAAGTTGTGCCTTTGTTGACAAAGCATATTTTAATCCAATGTCAGAATAATTGGCACTTGTTTTATTTTGCCCAATTCGCTGCTGTTTACCTTGACCTTTCCTTCTGCCCATTCCTTGTCCTTGGCCTTCTCCATGCTCTTTTCTATAATGTTCTTCAAACCATTCAGGTTTGGCAATTTCATTGTCGTACATATATTCCGCTATCAACTTGATTTTTTCCTCGGGAAAAGCTTGATATGGCATGACACCAAACTTACTTAATGCACCATACATTACGGCTTTTTCTTCGGTAGGGTCACTGACGAAATCCCACATTTGTTCCACAAATTCCTCCTTAGAGGTATTTGCAATGGTGTAACGAGTCTTAATGGCAATCATAGGGGGAGCAATCCGAGATTCCTCAGGAGTAGTTGCATCATGACAGATATAACACTCGGTTTCCATAATCTTCTTGCCAGGATGTTCTTCCGTAGTAACGATCTCCTGAGAATCTGCTTTATCTGAAGTAGAATATTCCGATTTTTTGGAGTCTTTACAACTTACTGTAACAAATAGAATTGTTAAAATGAAAGGAAATATTTTATTCATCATTTTGACATTTTCCCAGTAGCACAGCTAACAAAAGATTTTGCTTTTGAGGCTATGGTATTCTTACTGTCAATAGATGGGTATCCAAGATCCTTTAACTTATCCTTTACCCTTATTGCATCACTTGAATCTTCGTATGCGAACGAAACTGTCGACGTGTTGGGAAAAACCTGAACATCAGAGATATTCTCTAGTTCAGATACTTTGTTCGTAATGGTCCTCGCGCAACCACCACACTTTAAGTTTTGTACAATTATTGTAGCCTTCATAAACTAATTCTTTTTCTTTAACCTTCTTTAGTTTTAATATCAACCTTAGGACCAAGCCATAAACCCTCCTTTGAGGTCATACACCATTTCAAAGCCCATATCCAATATCTTTTGAGCAGCTTTTTTACTTCTGCTACCAGATCTGCAGTAAAGGTAAACTGGCTTATTTTTATCCAATTTTTCAAAAGCTTGCTTAAAACTACCACCTTGGAAAAAATCTATATTTATGGCCTTTCCAATGTGACCACCTTTATATTCTCTTGGTGTCCTAACATCAACCAATTGAACTTTCTTTTGTTTAATCGCAGCCCTAAACGCCTCGGTATCCAGAATTTCGAATTTATCTGAATTAAGGGCGCTACCGCCAAAAAGTGAACTTAAAAATGACATATTTCTATATTTTAATTTTTGCTTGGTCTTTGGAGAACGGCCATTTTTTGAAAACAGTCGTTCCCCAAATATCCAAGTTAAACAACAACTCCTACTTTATAACATCGTAGTAGGACAAACGTAATCTGTTCTATCTATATTGGTTTTGGAAATTCCTGCGTACCCTTCGGTTACATCAACAAAATCATCCCAGCCTCTTTGTTTTAATATAGAGGCAGCGATCATACTTCGGAAACCACCGGCGCAATAAACCACAAAAGGAACTTCTTTCGGAAATTCTTGTAAATGCTTATTTATTTCATTTAAAGGAATATTGATAGAACCTTTTACATGTTCAGAATCATACTCACTTTTCTTTCGCACATCAAAGACCAAGGGCATTTCGGCATGATACGCTTTTGCGTAAACATCTGAAGTAATCCTTGCAATCGTTTCAAACCTTTTTTTCGAGCCTTTCCAATTTTTAAAACCACCTTTTAAGAATCCTATCGTATGATCATAACCTACCCTTGACAATCTTGTCATGGCCTCTTCTTCTTTATCAGGATAGGTAATAAGAAGTATTTCTTGTTTAACATCGGGTATCATTTCACCAACCCATTGTGCGAAATTGCCGTTTAATCCTATATTAATGCTATTAGGGACATATCCTTTAGCAAAGTCATCGGGGTTTCGAGTATCCAACATCAAAGCACCTGTTTCATTTGCAGCTATTTCAAAAGCTTCAGGAGACAGCGGTTTTTGGCCTCTTTCAATTATCGCATCCAAGCTTTCATAGCCAGATATATTCATCAACACATTTTGAGGAAAATAACCTGGAGGGGCTGTTAGGCCAGTAAGAAGTTCTTTTATGAACTCGTCCTTGGTCATATCTGCTCGCAAGGCATAATTCACTTTTTTCTGATGCCCAAGTGTATCGGTGGTTTCCTTACTCATCATTTTTCCACAAGCAGAACCTGCGCCATGATTCGGATAAACAATCAACTTGTCATCCAATGGCATGATCTTGTTACGCAGCGAGTCGAACAAATGGCCAGCCAACTTTTCTTCCGTTAATTCAGAAACCACATGCTGTGCTAAATCTGGTCTACCCACATCACCAATAAATAAGGTGTCACCTGTAATAATGCCATGCTGTTTATCATTCTCATCGATTAACAAATATGTTGTGCTCTCCATGGTATGACCAGGTGTATGCAGCACTTTTATTTTATAATCCCCTAGCTCAAATATTTGATTGTCCTCAGCAATAAGGGCATCATAATTTGGGTTAGCTGTTGGGCCGAATACTATCTGAGCACCTGTTTTTTTCTTAAGATCCAGATGACCACTCACAAAATCAGCGTGAAAATGGGTTTCAAAAACGTATTTAACTTTGGCATTATCCTTATTGGCCCTATCAATATAAGGCTGAACCTCTCGTAATGGATCAAAGATGGCAGCTTCGCCTTTGCTCTCGATATAATAGGCTGCATGGGCCAAACATCCCGTATATATTTGTTCAATTCTCATTGTAAAATGACTGTAAAATTTAACTGTAAAATTATGCTCGTTTTGGTTACCATAAAGTAACATTGGTTACAAAGTTCAGCGTTTTACCAACAAAAAAGACTGATAAATATCAGTCTCTTAGCTATTAAGTAGAATACACTATCAAAAATCTTTAAAATGCTGATTTATAGGTAATTAATTTGCAATAAGTTTTATCTGGTTTCTATGCAGTTCTATCCTGCCTAAGTTCTCCAATTTCTTAAGTAATCGGGAGACTACAACTCTGGAGGTATGCAACTCATAAGCTATATGTTGATGAGTAGTGGTAATAGTATTATCATTATTTACACGAGCTTTGTCTTTAAGGTATTTGAGGAGTCTTTCATCCATTTTCATAAATGCAATGCTATCAACGGTCTCCAACAATTCATTTAACCTATTGTGATAACTCTGTAAAACAAAATTTCGCCAGCTGCTATATTTGGCAAGCCATTCTTCCATTTTTTGAACAGGGACCATGATCAATTTGGTATCGGTTTCTGCCAAGGCCCTAATCTCACTTTTAGTGTGCCCCATACAACAGGTAAGCGTCATTGCACAGGTGTCCCCATGTTCAAGAAAATACAACAACAGCTCATCACCTTCACCATCTTCACGAAGTACTTTAATTACCCCCGAAATCAATAATGGCATCGACTTTACATAATCACCTATTTCCATAAGTTTATGCCCTTCATGAATCTCTTTAACGGTTCCTGTTTCAATTATTTCAGAAATCAATTCTTCCTCTAAAAGGTGTCCGTAATTCTCTTGTAATTCCTTTAGCATAATAAGCGTCAATGTTGGTTGTAAGATATACTACTCAAATGTAACCCATTTTTAGTATAAAACCGATAAAGGTAATTAGTTTTAAATCCTATTATTGTTTAGTTTTATTTCGTATTCCGTAGAATTGTAAGAACCAATCAAAATATTTTGTATTGAACAATATGCCCAGTTATTCCTCTATAAAAGTATCTACAATTCAAGCCGAAAATCTGGCTTTAAAATTATTTAATATTAAAGCCAAGGCTCATGCCTTACCAGGTGAATTGGACTTTAATTTTAGATTGAAGATTGATGGTAAGAATGGTTATGTTTTAAAAGTGTCAAGACCAAATGAAGATGTTGATTATCTTGATTTTCAACAAAAATTACTACAACATATTGAAAGTAAAAAGTTGATTGTTGTAGCACCTAAAGTAAGTAAGGATATTCATGGAAATTCGATTGCCGATTGGAAAGATGATGAAGGAAACATAAGAAAAGTTAGAGTACTTAGTTGGGTTTCAGGTAGAATTTGGAGTGCCGTAAATCCACAATTGGATGACCTGCGTTTTAGTTTGGGAGAACAATGTGGGCTTCTTACCTCCGCTTTGTCTGGTTTTAATCACCCCATGGCCAGTCGCGATTTTGAATGGGATGTTGCTCAGTCACTTTGGACAAAGGCACATTTGAATCTGTTTAAGGGAGATAGAAGTGAAATCATTACATACTTTCAAAACGAATTTGAAAAAAGGCAAGGTTCCTATACAAATCTGAGAAAATTAGTCGTTCATAACGATGCCAACGACAATAATGTTATAGTAAGCAACTCATTGGATAATCCTAAGGTATTGGCCGCCATAGATTATGGTGATGCGATACGAACCCAGATCATCAATGATGTTGCTATTTGCTGTGCCTATGCCATAATGAACCACAATGACCCCTTGCAAGCGGCCCTTCCCATTATAGCAGGGTATCATAGTTCTTTTTCCTTACAGGAATATGAACTGGAACATTTGTATACCGCAATAGCCATGCGCTTAGTAATATCGGTTACCAAATCGGCTCTCAACAAAGTTGAAGAACCAGATAACGAATATCTTCTGATCAGTGAAAAACCAGCTTGGGAAGTACTTGAAAAATGGAGAATTATAAGTGAAGACTTTGCTCATTATAGTTTTAGGTCAGCCTGCGGGTATGCGCCACATCCAAATGAAGAAGAATTCAAGAAATGGGCAAATAGCAACAGTTTTGATTTGAATTCATTATTTCCAACAAGTAATGTGGATGGTGTGTTTCCACTGGATTTAAGCGTTTCAAGCTCTTGGGTTGGTCATCAAAACGAATTTAATGACCTTGAATTATTTCAGTTTAAAATTGACAAACTTCAAAAAGAGCATCCAGAAAAAATAATTGCCGGTGGTTATTTAGAACCAAGAGCATTATACACTTCCTCAGAATATGATAAAATTGGAAACAATGGAAAGGAATGTAGAACTATGCATTTGGGAATTGATTTTTGGTTACCAGCCAATACCCCAGTGCATACAATGTTTGATGGAGAAGTCATTATTGCTGTAAATGACGAAGGGGATAAAGAATATGGCGGATTGGTAGTTTTAAAACATGCCTTTGACAGCCGTCCATTTTATACACTTTATGGGCATCTTTCGGTGGCTAGTGCCACAAATCATAAAATTGGTGAGAGATTAAATTCAGGTGAGCAAATTGGCGTTTTAGGTGATTTTCCTGAAAATGGAAATTGGGCGCCCCATCTTCATTTTCAACTCATGCTTTCAATGTTGAATTTCACCAAGGATTTTCCTGGTGTAGCCTATCTTAACCAATTGGAAGTTTGGCAAAGCCTCTGCCCTAACCCTAGTTCACTGTTCGATTTTGCAGAATTAGAAGCTAAACCGGTCATTTCAAATGATGAATTAATAAACTATCGAAAACAACATTTGGGCAAAGGCCTTAGTCTACAATATAAAATACCTATTAAAATGGTTCGGGGCAACGGGCAATACCTAATGGATCAGTTTGGACGTAGTTACCTAGATACCGTAAATAATGTGGCACATGTGGGTCACGAACACCAAAGGGTTGTAAAAGCCGGCCAATCGCAAATGGCACTTATCAATACAAACTCGCGCTACTTACATGAAAACATCAACCTATTGGCTAAAGAACTGCTCAAAACACTTCCTAAAGAGTTAAGTGTATTGCATTTTGTCAATTCCGGTAGTGAGGCCAATGAACTGGCCATACGAATGGTCAAAGCGGTAACTGGTGAGAAAGATATAATCGCTTCTGAAGTGGGATACCACGGCAATGCTAATATGTGCATTGACATTAGTTCCTACAAATTTGATGGTAAGGGTGGAAAAGGTGCTCCAGAACATACACATATTTTTCCTTTACCAGATGCATTTAGAGGAAAATACCGGGGAGCTAATACAGGAGAAAAATATGCCCGGGAAGTACAAAACCAGATAAACATCATACATGAAGCGAAACGTGGCGTTGGTGCATTCATTATTGAACCTATAATAAGTTGTGGAGGACAAATTGAACTGCCTGATGGTTTTCTAATGCAAGCATACAAATATGTCCGGGAAGCGGGCGGAATTTGTATTTCAGATGAAGTGCAAGTAGGTTGTGGAAGACTTGGAAAGACCTTTTGGGGCTTTCAATTGCATAATGTTATTCCAGATATTGTCACTATTGGCAAACCACTAGGTAATGGGCATCCGCTCGCGGCTGTAGCCTGCACCCAAGAAGTTGGAGAGAAATTTGCAAACGGAATGGAATATTTTAATACGTTCGGAGGAAACCCTGTTTCTTGCGCAATTGGAACTGAAGTTTTAAGGGTGGTTAAAGACGAAGGACTCCAGAAAAACGCCCTGGAAGTTGGAGAATTCTTAAAAAAGGAACTGAAGAAGTTGGCCGAAGAGTTTCCAATCATTGGGGATGTACGCGGTCAAGGTCTTTTTTTAGGAATAGAACTGGTAAATACAACTATGAATCCATTGGCCAAAAAAACAGCTTATCTCGCCAATAGAATGAAAGACCATGGAATTCTAATGAGTACCGATGGTCCTGACCATAATGTTTTAAAAATCAAACCTCCAATAGTTTTCAGCAAAGAGAACGCAGAAGAATTGATATTATATTTGGACAAAATCTTCAGAGAAGACTTTATGCAACTTTAGTGCTTATGAAAAAAATAGCTTATTTAGTTTTTGGTTTTTTAATTTTTATCGGTTGCAAAAAAGAACCCTTGATTGCCGTTGCGAAACAAGAAAACCACTACAATCATGAAATTTTTGAGGAAAACAAGCTACCCCCAAGAGCCTCCTTTTTTGGATTTGAAACTATTGATGTTGAAAATAAGGAGCTATCAAAACGGTTTAAGAATTTAAATGGGGATTGGAAATTCCATTTTGTAAAGGATCCAAAGCAAAGACCCACCACTTTTCAAAATCAACAATATGATGACTCAGAATGGGCAACCATTCCTGTACCGGCCAATTGGGAAGTTGAAGGTTATGATTACCCCATTTACCTAGATGAGCGTTATCCTTTTGAAACTCAATGGCCTCAAATACCCAATGATTATAATCCCGTAGGGACTTACAGAAAAGAAATAGAATTAAGTGAGGACTATCTTAAAGAAGATATTATCATACATTTCGCAGGCGCCAAATCTGCAATGTACCTATATATAAACGGAGGTTATGTTGGGTATTCTCAAGGTAGTAAGACTCCGGCTGAATTCAATATTACCAAATACCTTGAAAAAGGCAACAACTTGATTGCCATACAGATGTTCAGATGGAGTGATGCCAGTTATTTGGAAAGTCAGGATATGATACGAATGAGCGGCATTGAACGTGATGTTTACCTCTATTCCAGACCAAAAGTTTTTATCTCGGACTATCATACTTATACCAATTTAGACGACACCTACACCGATGGTATTTTTAATGGGACAATTACGTTCAACAACCGCTCAAATTTAATTAATACGAGAAATGTAAAACTGGAATTGTTTGATGGGACAATCCCTGTTCTCAAAGAGGAAAAACAACTCATTATTCCAAAACAATCGAAAACCGATGTGGTATTCGAAGACATCATCAAGGGAGTTAAAAAATGGTCTGCTGAAAAACCTAACTTATATCAATTACACATATCCTTGACTGATACAATCAATCCTAAAAACAATCAATTTATAAAAAGAAATGTTGGTTTCAAAAAGGTAGAGATCAGAAACAGTCAAGTTTTGCTCAATGGCAAACCCATCTATATCAAAGGTGTTGATAGGCACGAAACAGACCCTTACTCTGGTCATGTGGTGTCAAGGGAATCTATGGAAAAAGACATTAAATTGATGAAGCAAAACAATATCAACGCCGTACGCAGTTCCCATTACCCCAACGATCCTTACTGGTTGGATCTCTGTGACACTTATGGTCTTTATGTTGTTGATGAAGCCAATATTGAAAGTCACCCATTGGCAATTGACGAAAAAACGCAGATAGGCAATGAACTGTCTTGGTATAAAGCACATTTATCAAGAACCCAGCGCATGTACTACCGTGATAGAAACCATCCTAGTATTTATTCCTGGTCGTTGGGCAATGAAGCCGGTGAAGGCGAAATTTTCAGGTCTACGTATCAATGGTTAAAGCGAGCTGATGACAATAGAATAGTGCAATATGAACCCGCAGGCAAGGAAGATTATACGGATCTCTACTGCCCCATGTATCCAAAACCTGAATATTTGATTGAGCATGGAAAATCAGATTCTGATAAGCCTTCAATTATGATAGAATATGCTCATGCCATGGGCAATTCCGTTGGAAATTTGCAGGATTATTGGGACATCATAGAAAAATACCCAAATTTACAAGGCGGTTTCATTTGGGACTGGGTTGACCAGAGTTTGGAATACAAAAATGAAGATGATATACCTTATTTGGCGTATGGTCAAGACTTTCATCCAAATTTACCAACAGATGGCAATTTTTTGAACAATGGGTTGGTAGACCCATACCGTAATCCACATCCGCATTTGTCCGAAGTAAAAAAAGTATATGAGCCAGTACAGTTTACATATACCCCAAACGGAAACGTAATTATAGAAAATAAGAACTTCTTCACGAATCTATCCGATAAGGAAATCAGTATTAAGGTATTGAAAAACGGTAAAGAAACACAGAACCAAGTAAAAACCAATTTGAGTGTTCAACCAAGACAATCAAAGCTTATCCATTTTGACGAAATACCTACGGTTTATGAATCTGGAAATGAATATATTCTTGAAGTAAGTTTGATACAGAAAGAAGCCACCCAGCTGATTCCCAAAGGTCATGAAATTGCTTGGGACCAGTTTATCCTGAACAAAGTGGTACATAGTACCAAAGAAGCTATAAAAGGAGAGGCTTTAAGTATTAATTCCTCGGCAACGGAAATTGAAATCTCAAATAATAACATCAATCTCAAAATTGATGCTAAATCTGGTGAAATCAACTCATGGAAATATGGTGGAAAGGAAGTAACAACCCAGCCTATTCGACCCAATTTTTGGAGACCACCAACAGATAACGATTTAGGAAATGGCATGGATAAATGGGCCAAAATATGGCAAGATGCCAACTATGATTATACAGCAAAATTGATTACATCCCCCAAAGAGAACAAGGGTGAAATCACCTATCTAGTTGAATATGAAACTCCCGACAATGGTGCTAAAGTAGCTGTATGGTATATGATAAACCCAAAAGGAGAAATAAAATTGGATTATGAGTTCACACCGGTAAAAAAGGAATTACCAAACATTCCCCGATTGGGAATGTATATGACGTTGGCCAAAGATTTTCAGGAAGTTAAATGGTATGGAAATGGGCCCAATGAAAGCTACTGGGACCGAAAAACCGGAGTTAAAACCGGACTCTATTCAGGAAATACACATGACCAATTCCATCGTTATCCTCGACCTCAGGAAACAGGTAACAAAACAGATGTGCGTTGGATGGAACTAGCATCAAATTCGATAAAACTCAAAGTGGTTTCAAACGAATTATTGAATTTAAGTGTATGGCCTTTCGAAATGTCTGAAATTGACTTTAATAGTGATGAAGCTGGTAAGTCAGCCTCGGGACTGGTTCCCGTAACGAAAAAACATGGTGCGGAAATAAAAATAGGTGAAACAGTACAGTGGAACATTGATTTTAAACAGATGGGGGT contains:
- a CDS encoding DUF3365 domain-containing protein, with the translated sequence MMNKIFPFILTILFVTVSCKDSKKSEYSTSDKADSQEIVTTEEHPGKKIMETECYICHDATTPEESRIAPPMIAIKTRYTIANTSKEEFVEQMWDFVSDPTEEKAVMYGALSKFGVMPYQAFPEEKIKLIAEYMYDNEIAKPEWFEEHYRKEHGEGQGQGMGRRKGQGKQQRIGQNKTSANYSDIGLKYALSTKAQLGKNLIRALDKKGPDGAVEFCNIEAMKLTDSISVMHNAIIKRVSDKPRNPLNKANTKELGHIAAFKTMLKAGADIEPILEEINGDVNFYYPITTNTMCLQCHGTSKEQISTSTLETLRRLYPKDKAIGYDVGQVRGIWSINFAKNSIE
- a CDS encoding heavy-metal-associated domain-containing protein, which translates into the protein MKATIIVQNLKCGGCARTITNKVSELENISDVQVFPNTSTVSFAYEDSSDAIRVKDKLKDLGYPSIDSKNTIASKAKSFVSCATGKMSK
- a CDS encoding rhodanese-like domain-containing protein, which translates into the protein MSFLSSLFGGSALNSDKFEILDTEAFRAAIKQKKVQLVDVRTPREYKGGHIGKAINIDFFQGGSFKQAFEKLDKNKPVYLYCRSGSRSKKAAQKILDMGFEMVYDLKGGFMAWS
- a CDS encoding MBL fold metallo-hydrolase, with protein sequence MRIEQIYTGCLAHAAYYIESKGEAAIFDPLREVQPYIDRANKDNAKVKYVFETHFHADFVSGHLDLKKKTGAQIVFGPTANPNYDALIAEDNQIFELGDYKIKVLHTPGHTMESTTYLLIDENDKQHGIITGDTLFIGDVGRPDLAQHVVSELTEEKLAGHLFDSLRNKIMPLDDKLIVYPNHGAGSACGKMMSKETTDTLGHQKKVNYALRADMTKDEFIKELLTGLTAPPGYFPQNVLMNISGYESLDAIIERGQKPLSPEAFEIAANETGALMLDTRNPDDFAKGYVPNSINIGLNGNFAQWVGEMIPDVKQEILLITYPDKEEEAMTRLSRVGYDHTIGFLKGGFKNWKGSKKRFETIARITSDVYAKAYHAEMPLVFDVRKKSEYDSEHVKGSINIPLNEINKHLQEFPKEVPFVVYCAGGFRSMIAASILKQRGWDDFVDVTEGYAGISKTNIDRTDYVCPTTML
- a CDS encoding Crp/Fnr family transcriptional regulator, producing the protein MLKELQENYGHLLEEELISEIIETGTVKEIHEGHKLMEIGDYVKSMPLLISGVIKVLREDGEGDELLLYFLEHGDTCAMTLTCCMGHTKSEIRALAETDTKLIMVPVQKMEEWLAKYSSWRNFVLQSYHNRLNELLETVDSIAFMKMDERLLKYLKDKARVNNDNTITTTHQHIAYELHTSRVVVSRLLKKLENLGRIELHRNQIKLIAN
- a CDS encoding aminotransferase class III-fold pyridoxal phosphate-dependent enzyme — encoded protein: MPSYSSIKVSTIQAENLALKLFNIKAKAHALPGELDFNFRLKIDGKNGYVLKVSRPNEDVDYLDFQQKLLQHIESKKLIVVAPKVSKDIHGNSIADWKDDEGNIRKVRVLSWVSGRIWSAVNPQLDDLRFSLGEQCGLLTSALSGFNHPMASRDFEWDVAQSLWTKAHLNLFKGDRSEIITYFQNEFEKRQGSYTNLRKLVVHNDANDNNVIVSNSLDNPKVLAAIDYGDAIRTQIINDVAICCAYAIMNHNDPLQAALPIIAGYHSSFSLQEYELEHLYTAIAMRLVISVTKSALNKVEEPDNEYLLISEKPAWEVLEKWRIISEDFAHYSFRSACGYAPHPNEEEFKKWANSNSFDLNSLFPTSNVDGVFPLDLSVSSSWVGHQNEFNDLELFQFKIDKLQKEHPEKIIAGGYLEPRALYTSSEYDKIGNNGKECRTMHLGIDFWLPANTPVHTMFDGEVIIAVNDEGDKEYGGLVVLKHAFDSRPFYTLYGHLSVASATNHKIGERLNSGEQIGVLGDFPENGNWAPHLHFQLMLSMLNFTKDFPGVAYLNQLEVWQSLCPNPSSLFDFAELEAKPVISNDELINYRKQHLGKGLSLQYKIPIKMVRGNGQYLMDQFGRSYLDTVNNVAHVGHEHQRVVKAGQSQMALINTNSRYLHENINLLAKELLKTLPKELSVLHFVNSGSEANELAIRMVKAVTGEKDIIASEVGYHGNANMCIDISSYKFDGKGGKGAPEHTHIFPLPDAFRGKYRGANTGEKYAREVQNQINIIHEAKRGVGAFIIEPIISCGGQIELPDGFLMQAYKYVREAGGICISDEVQVGCGRLGKTFWGFQLHNVIPDIVTIGKPLGNGHPLAAVACTQEVGEKFANGMEYFNTFGGNPVSCAIGTEVLRVVKDEGLQKNALEVGEFLKKELKKLAEEFPIIGDVRGQGLFLGIELVNTTMNPLAKKTAYLANRMKDHGILMSTDGPDHNVLKIKPPIVFSKENAEELILYLDKIFREDFMQL
- a CDS encoding glycoside hydrolase family 2 TIM barrel-domain containing protein, which codes for MKKIAYLVFGFLIFIGCKKEPLIAVAKQENHYNHEIFEENKLPPRASFFGFETIDVENKELSKRFKNLNGDWKFHFVKDPKQRPTTFQNQQYDDSEWATIPVPANWEVEGYDYPIYLDERYPFETQWPQIPNDYNPVGTYRKEIELSEDYLKEDIIIHFAGAKSAMYLYINGGYVGYSQGSKTPAEFNITKYLEKGNNLIAIQMFRWSDASYLESQDMIRMSGIERDVYLYSRPKVFISDYHTYTNLDDTYTDGIFNGTITFNNRSNLINTRNVKLELFDGTIPVLKEEKQLIIPKQSKTDVVFEDIIKGVKKWSAEKPNLYQLHISLTDTINPKNNQFIKRNVGFKKVEIRNSQVLLNGKPIYIKGVDRHETDPYSGHVVSRESMEKDIKLMKQNNINAVRSSHYPNDPYWLDLCDTYGLYVVDEANIESHPLAIDEKTQIGNELSWYKAHLSRTQRMYYRDRNHPSIYSWSLGNEAGEGEIFRSTYQWLKRADDNRIVQYEPAGKEDYTDLYCPMYPKPEYLIEHGKSDSDKPSIMIEYAHAMGNSVGNLQDYWDIIEKYPNLQGGFIWDWVDQSLEYKNEDDIPYLAYGQDFHPNLPTDGNFLNNGLVDPYRNPHPHLSEVKKVYEPVQFTYTPNGNVIIENKNFFTNLSDKEISIKVLKNGKETQNQVKTNLSVQPRQSKLIHFDEIPTVYESGNEYILEVSLIQKEATQLIPKGHEIAWDQFILNKVVHSTKEAIKGEALSINSSATEIEISNNNINLKIDAKSGEINSWKYGGKEVTTQPIRPNFWRPPTDNDLGNGMDKWAKIWQDANYDYTAKLITSPKENKGEITYLVEYETPDNGAKVAVWYMINPKGEIKLDYEFTPVKKELPNIPRLGMYMTLAKDFQEVKWYGNGPNESYWDRKTGVKTGLYSGNTHDQFHRYPRPQETGNKTDVRWMELASNSIKLKVVSNELLNLSVWPFEMSEIDFNSDEAGKSASGLVPVTKKHGAEIKIGETVQWNIDFKQMGVGGDTSWGRLVHDKYVISPKPYKYSFTVIPSNLK